In a single window of the Bacteroidales bacterium genome:
- the mce gene encoding methylmalonyl-CoA epimerase: MNISHIEHIGIAVKNLQEAINYYENILGLKCYAIEEVKDQKVKTAFFMVGQTKIELLESTDPEGAIGKFIEKKGEGIHHLAFAVNGIESSLKEMETKNIQLIDKAPRKGAEGLEIAFLHPKSTIGVLTEFCEKK, translated from the coding sequence ATGAACATTTCACATATTGAACATATTGGGATTGCAGTAAAAAATTTACAGGAAGCTATCAACTATTATGAAAATATCCTGGGATTGAAGTGCTACGCTATTGAAGAAGTAAAAGACCAAAAAGTAAAAACTGCTTTCTTTATGGTTGGTCAAACAAAAATTGAATTACTTGAATCAACCGACCCCGAAGGAGCTATAGGAAAATTCATTGAAAAAAAAGGAGAAGGGATTCATCACCTTGCATTTGCCGTTAATGGTATTGAGTCTTCGTTAAAAGAAATGGAAACAAAAAATATCCAGCTTATCGATAAAGCTCCACGCAAAGGTGCCGAAGGACTTGAAATCGCTTTCCTTCATCCAAAATCAACAATCGGAGTGTTAACCGAATTCTGCGAAAAGAAATAA
- a CDS encoding Ig-like domain-containing protein codes for MKKQHLYFFSLIIAWLFAASCANIVTPSGGPRDVTPPMVVNSDPKMNTKNFEGKTVKISFNEFVQLNDIAKNVIISPFTEETPDIKIRGKSVVVEFNDSLKSNTTYSVGFGNAIADITEKNILSNYRFVFSTGQNIDTLVIKGVVKNAFTQIPESDVFVMLYTQYEDSVPLKKTPYYLAKTEADGSFYFSSVHDNSFKIFALKDVNSDYLFDQPNEKIAFLDTLIKPEVIDTTKDSISQYKNTVFNLNLFEEAPSVQRLLKASAIMYGKINLIFRKPLENYSLNEIIKKGSGYKVESNKTKDTLTLWMNNPEDDSLIIEVIDNKTILDTAEIGLMKKKTKTSGRGGGILPLHLKPNVSGNSSFDYYKPITIEFSNPIVKHDFNKIIFTENNKDTITPVIFFDSSNISTSDIILRKIKIDYKWKEGTNYSLFIPPATFRDMFDLPNDTLKINFKTTENRDYGNIILQIHPKNINDHLLIQVVNEKDVAMDEKSIVGEGTIKFNFLKPGNYKIKVIVDTNNNGKWDTGNYLEKIQPEKVYYNPNSIQVKANWDMELEWNVEN; via the coding sequence TTGAAAAAACAACATTTATATTTTTTTTCCTTAATTATCGCATGGCTTTTCGCAGCATCATGTGCAAATATTGTTACGCCTTCCGGAGGGCCAAGAGATGTTACACCCCCAATGGTTGTTAATAGTGATCCAAAGATGAACACTAAAAATTTTGAAGGAAAAACTGTAAAAATATCATTCAACGAATTTGTTCAGCTTAACGATATTGCTAAAAATGTTATTATTTCTCCATTTACAGAAGAAACGCCCGATATTAAAATAAGAGGGAAATCTGTTGTTGTGGAATTTAATGACTCCCTGAAAAGTAATACTACATATTCCGTTGGATTTGGTAATGCTATTGCTGATATAACCGAAAAAAATATTTTATCGAATTATCGTTTTGTTTTTTCTACAGGACAGAACATTGATACACTTGTGATAAAAGGTGTAGTTAAAAATGCATTCACTCAAATTCCCGAAAGTGATGTTTTTGTAATGCTTTATACTCAATACGAAGATTCTGTTCCCTTAAAAAAAACACCTTATTATTTAGCAAAAACAGAAGCTGACGGTTCATTTTATTTCAGCAGTGTACATGATAATTCCTTTAAGATTTTCGCTTTGAAAGATGTGAACAGTGATTATCTTTTCGATCAGCCTAATGAAAAAATAGCATTCCTTGATACACTGATAAAACCCGAAGTGATTGATACAACAAAAGACTCAATATCTCAATATAAAAATACTGTTTTCAACCTGAACCTGTTTGAAGAAGCGCCATCCGTTCAACGTTTATTAAAAGCATCGGCAATAATGTATGGTAAGATAAACCTTATTTTCCGCAAACCACTTGAAAATTATTCATTGAATGAAATTATAAAAAAAGGTTCAGGTTATAAAGTTGAATCCAATAAAACTAAAGATACACTTACTCTTTGGATGAATAACCCAGAAGACGATTCGCTCATTATTGAAGTAATCGACAATAAAACAATTCTTGATACAGCCGAAATCGGTCTTATGAAAAAAAAGACTAAAACAAGTGGACGCGGTGGAGGTATTTTACCTTTGCATTTAAAACCTAATGTTTCCGGGAATTCTTCTTTTGATTATTATAAACCCATTACTATTGAGTTTTCAAATCCTATAGTAAAACATGATTTTAATAAAATCATCTTCACAGAAAATAATAAAGATACCATTACACCTGTCATATTTTTTGATTCTTCTAATATAAGTACATCCGACATAATACTTCGAAAAATAAAAATTGATTATAAATGGAAAGAAGGAACAAATTATTCACTTTTTATTCCACCGGCTACATTCCGCGATATGTTCGATCTTCCAAATGATACTTTAAAAATCAATTTTAAAACAACCGAAAACAGGGATTACGGAAACATCATTTTACAAATTCATCCAAAAAATATTAATGATCATTTGCTTATCCAGGTTGTGAATGAAAAAGATGTTGCTATGGATGAAAAGTCTATTGTTGGTGAAGGTACTATTAAGTTTAATTTTTTGAAACCCGGAAATTATAAGATTAAGGTTATTGTCGATACCAATAATAACGGTAAGTGGGATACAGGAAATTATCTTGAAAAAATTCAACCCGAAAAAGTTTATTATAACCCAAACTCCATCCAGGTTAAAGCAAATTGGGACATGGAACTGGAATGGAATGTGGAAAATTAA
- a CDS encoding superoxide dismutase, whose protein sequence is MAFELPKLPYAPTALEPYVSARTIEFHYGKHHQAYVNNLNNLVKGTEFENASLEDIIKKANGGIFNNAAQIWNHTFYWESFAPNTGGEAGGALADAINKSYGSFAQFKEKFSAAAATLFGSGWAWLVKKQDGSLDIVQESNAGNPMTKGLVPLLTCDVWEHAYYLDYQNKRPDYITAFWNLVNWKEVEKRFGK, encoded by the coding sequence ATGGCATTCGAATTACCTAAACTACCTTACGCGCCAACAGCGCTCGAACCTTATGTTTCAGCAAGAACTATTGAGTTCCATTATGGGAAACATCATCAGGCTTATGTGAATAATTTGAACAACCTGGTAAAGGGAACTGAATTTGAAAATGCTTCGCTCGAAGACATTATTAAAAAAGCTAACGGCGGAATTTTCAATAATGCTGCTCAAATATGGAATCATACTTTTTATTGGGAAAGTTTTGCACCCAATACCGGCGGTGAAGCTGGCGGAGCATTAGCAGATGCAATCAACAAATCGTATGGTTCATTTGCTCAGTTCAAAGAAAAATTTTCTGCTGCTGCTGCAACATTGTTTGGTTCAGGTTGGGCATGGCTGGTGAAGAAACAAGATGGCTCGCTTGACATTGTTCAGGAAAGCAATGCAGGAAACCCTATGACCAAAGGACTTGTTCCACTTTTAACCTGCGATGTTTGGGAACATGCATATTATTTGGATTATCAGAATAAGCGCCCCGATTATATTACAGCTTTCTGGAACCTGGTGAACTGGAAAGAAGTGGAAAAAAGATTTGGAAAATAA
- the queG gene encoding tRNA epoxyqueuosine(34) reductase QueG: MKISSKYIKEKALEIGFSACGIAKADFLKEEHEHLINWLNEKKQGTISYLEKNTEQKTDPRKILPEVKSVIGVIANYYPEEKQNPDSFYKITKYAFPRDYHVVLKEKISKLIDEIKIIEPDALFQFFVDSNHLLEKTWAIECGLGWRGKNSLLVNKNFGSFVLIGIILTSIELETDVKQKDFCGTCTKCIDTCPVTAIEKPFELSASKCIANFTIEQRKDASTKNTFGWIYGCDICQDVCPWNKNIPFAQLNEFKPNPELLKMTKSDWENLNEENFNFLFNDSAIKRIGFEKIKRNIKGNSSK, from the coding sequence ATGAAAATATCTTCAAAATATATTAAAGAAAAAGCTTTAGAAATCGGCTTCAGTGCATGTGGTATTGCTAAAGCAGATTTTTTGAAAGAAGAGCATGAACATTTGATCAATTGGCTGAACGAAAAAAAGCAGGGAACCATTTCCTATCTTGAAAAAAATACAGAACAAAAAACCGACCCACGAAAAATTTTACCCGAAGTAAAATCAGTAATAGGAGTTATTGCAAACTATTATCCTGAAGAAAAACAAAATCCTGATTCATTTTATAAAATCACCAAATATGCCTTTCCACGCGATTATCATGTGGTGCTGAAAGAAAAAATTAGTAAGCTGATTGATGAAATAAAAATTATTGAACCGGATGCATTGTTTCAATTTTTTGTCGACAGCAATCATCTTCTTGAGAAAACATGGGCTATTGAATGCGGACTGGGATGGAGAGGAAAAAATTCATTGCTTGTAAATAAAAATTTCGGTTCGTTTGTTTTAATAGGTATAATACTTACCAGCATTGAGCTTGAGACTGATGTTAAACAAAAAGATTTTTGCGGAACCTGTACAAAATGCATTGATACTTGTCCGGTTACAGCCATCGAAAAACCTTTTGAATTGAGCGCTTCAAAGTGTATTGCAAATTTTACAATCGAACAACGAAAAGATGCTTCAACTAAAAATACATTCGGATGGATTTACGGTTGTGATATTTGCCAGGATGTTTGCCCATGGAATAAAAATATTCCTTTCGCTCAGCTCAATGAATTCAAGCCAAACCCAGAACTTTTGAAAATGACAAAATCTGATTGGGAGAATCTTAATGAAGAAAATTTTAATTTTCTTTTTAATGATTCAGCAATAAAAAGAATAGGCTTTGAAAAAATAAAACGAAATATAAAAGGCAATTCCTCAAAGTAA
- the ruvB gene encoding Holliday junction branch migration DNA helicase RuvB codes for MNPNLNPEPENLSPAEREIEKMLRPSDFVDFVGQQQVVENLKVFVQAAKQRGEALDHVLLHGPPGLGKTTLAHIIANEMGVGIKISSGPVLDKPGDLAGLLTSLEANDVLFIDEIHRLSPVVEEYLYSAMEDYRIDIMIETGPNARSIQISLNPFTLIGATTRSGLLTSPLRARFGINSRLSYYDAALIMKIVNRSSSILKIEINPDAAHEIARRSRGTPRIANALLRRVRDFAQIKGNGIIDLDISHYALKALNVDENGLDEMDNKILSTIIDKFKGGPVGISTISTAVGEDSGTIEEVYEPFLVQEGYIQRTPRGREATEKAYKHLGKINTSKQGNLF; via the coding sequence ATGAATCCCAATCTAAACCCTGAACCAGAAAATCTTTCTCCTGCCGAACGTGAAATTGAAAAAATGTTGCGTCCTTCTGATTTTGTTGATTTCGTAGGACAACAACAGGTTGTTGAAAATTTAAAAGTTTTTGTTCAGGCAGCAAAACAACGTGGCGAAGCTCTTGATCACGTGTTATTACATGGTCCCCCGGGATTGGGAAAAACCACGCTTGCACATATCATTGCCAACGAAATGGGTGTAGGAATAAAAATCTCATCAGGACCAGTACTTGATAAACCGGGCGATCTGGCAGGATTACTTACCAGCCTCGAAGCAAACGATGTATTGTTCATTGACGAGATTCACAGGCTCAGCCCGGTTGTTGAAGAATATTTATATTCCGCAATGGAAGATTACCGCATCGACATCATGATTGAAACCGGTCCCAATGCACGAAGCATACAAATTTCATTAAACCCGTTTACACTCATAGGAGCAACTACGCGTTCAGGATTACTTACATCTCCGCTGCGTGCACGATTCGGAATCAATTCGCGTCTTTCATATTACGATGCTGCACTTATAATGAAAATCGTTAATCGTTCTTCATCTATTTTAAAAATTGAAATAAACCCCGATGCTGCTCATGAAATAGCACGCCGTAGTCGTGGAACCCCGCGTATTGCAAACGCCCTGCTTCGCCGTGTCAGAGATTTCGCACAAATAAAAGGCAACGGAATTATCGATCTTGATATTTCGCATTATGCCTTAAAAGCATTGAATGTTGACGAAAACGGACTGGATGAAATGGACAATAAAATTCTTTCAACCATTATTGATAAATTTAAAGGAGGTCCTGTAGGAATTTCAACAATATCAACAGCAGTAGGCGAAGATTCCGGAACCATTGAAGAAGTATATGAACCATTCCTGGTGCAGGAAGGTTATATACAACGTACACCACGCGGACGTGAAGCTACTGAAAAAGCATACAAACATCTTGGAAAAATAAATACTTCGAAACAAGGAAATTTATTTTAA